The following are from one region of the Sorghum bicolor cultivar BTx623 chromosome 2, Sorghum_bicolor_NCBIv3, whole genome shotgun sequence genome:
- the LOC8057275 gene encoding uncharacterized protein LOC8057275 has protein sequence MASAYASWSKRWIRPEVYPLFVPMAAALGICSYQLVRNITGNPEVRVTKEKRAAGVLDNHDEGEKYAMHGLRKFVRGKKPEIMASINSFFADPPKDG, from the exons ATGGCCTCCGCGTACGCGTCGTGGTCCAAGAGGTGGATCCGCCCCGAG GTGTACCCGCTGTTCGTGccgatggcggcggcgctgggaaTCTGCTCGTACCAGCTGGTGCGCAACATCACGGGCAACCCGGAGGTGCGGGTGACCAAGGAGAAGCGGGCGGCGGGCGTGCTGGACAACCACGACGAAGGGGAGAAGTACGCCATGCACGGCCTCCGCAAGTTCGTCCGCGGGAAGAAGCCCGAGATCATGGCCTCCATCAACTCCTTCTTCGCCGACCCGCCCAAGGACGGCTAG